The genomic interval AAAATTGCCACGGCCCGAGTGCGCACGCGTGCCCGTCATGGTTCCTGACACTATTTTGACTCTCGGCATTCCAGGACGACGCATGCACCTCGCGCGTCCCATCGGTGTGCGCGGACAACGACAATACGATGCACGGCAGTGCCATTCGTTCCTGACACCTTTTCGATTCCCTAGAGTTATAATGGCAGTCTTTTTTTGTGGTGGCCTTGCAATGATGTATTCGAATTTAAGAACGGCTGCGACTCGAGCGATGTTCGCCATATCTATTGTACTTATTTGCGTAGCTTCGTATTTATTTCAGTTCGGATATCTTCACGCTCTTGCTTCAGGCGTGGGGATTATTGACTTTGAGAAGGCAAGACAGTTGCTCTTGTTGGGAGCAACTCTCCGCCTAGACACCGATGGCTACATTGTTGAGATTGATTTTACGTCGGACGTCGATTCTGATAGCGTTTCTGATGTAGGGGATGAATGTCTGCAGCACATCCTAGGCCTGGAGAAGCTCAGATGTCTTACAATCGGCGCAATGAGCGTCACAGAAAGTGGAGTTCAGAGCCTAGCAACGCTGAAAGAGTTGGTGCATCTGTCCGTAACTGTTCCGAACGATAAGGCTCTTTCGTATATTGGAGAGTTGGCGGAGCTGAGATCGCTACGTGTAGCGGGTGATGTAACCGGGGCAGGGTTTCGTACATTCTCAAAAAGCTCACGATTGAATTCACTCGTTGTCTTTGATGCGAAGAGTGTGTCCAAGGATATTTATGCATTAAATTCGCTGACCTCGCTCCGGAGGTTAGCGTTCGTTCATACTCCGATCACAGATGGGTTGATTATCGGGCTTCGGGAGACGTTCGGGCGGCTATTTGAATTTTCGGCGTTCGATTCCAAGATTGCGGACGACGGAGCAAGCGTGTTTTGTGATCTCCCGACGTTAGAGGTACTTCGGCTTGCCCGATCAGGCGTAACCGATGTTGGCGTGGGCAGAAT from Schlesneria paludicola DSM 18645 carries:
- a CDS encoding leucine-rich repeat domain-containing protein, whose translation is MAVFFCGGLAMMYSNLRTAATRAMFAISIVLICVASYLFQFGYLHALASGVGIIDFEKARQLLLLGATLRLDTDGYIVEIDFTSDVDSDSVSDVGDECLQHILGLEKLRCLTIGAMSVTESGVQSLATLKELVHLSVTVPNDKALSYIGELAELRSLRVAGDVTGAGFRTFSKSSRLNSLVVFDAKSVSKDIYALNSLTSLRRLAFVHTPITDGLIIGLRETFGRLFEFSAFDSKIADDGASVFCDLPTLEVLRLARSGVTDVGVGRMQGLPSLSELVLAHTKTSDGCVRSLEMFTQLKKISVWGTAMTSDGRHRLKQSLRDVEISESFRPY